CACAAGCCTGATAACTGACCCCATCAGCTAATACGCGCAAGCTCACATGCTCAGTAACTTGAGCTTCAACTGCATCAGTCATAAACGGATTAAGTACATCTGTTTTTGGTTGTAACGCCAACATTAATTCACGACGATATTTATGGAAGAAACTTTGATCACCCGTAAACCGTCCCGTAACGCTATGATAGATCCCCCGCACCTGACGATCAACCGGTAAAGCACTTTCCGCAACTAATAACGGTGCCAAAGCGGCTTCGCGCGGCGCACTAGTAAATTGTTCAACGTACTGCTGTACTGCCGCAATATCAGTCAATTCAGTTGCCGTAGTGGTCGGTTTAAACGTTGTCCAGTCAATTGGTGCGCCTTCATTAGCCCAACCAACCATGAGCGTTGACTGTCCAGGAACAAAGATAAAACGCTCACCTTGGATCCATGTTGCCAACGTGGTAATTCGCTCACCGCTGATCGTAAAATTGACAAAATCAGTTTGACCAATTTGTAGCAGTGGATTGACGTAATACAATAAAATCTGATTAAAAAGTTCGCGCTGCTGGTTGCGTTCGAGCTGCCGCCAGTTAGCTAACATTAAACTTTCTTGCATATTCATTGAAGTGACCTCCACCTAACTGATTTTAGCGATTAGCATCGCGGTTCTTACGTTTTTGCTGCCGCATATCTTCGCGTTGTTTGACCCGCCGCTTAAACCATTCATCTTTGGCGATTGCTGATTTGATCCGCTTTTTATAGCCAGGTTTATGCTGCTTCTTTTGCTTTTTGACTAAGCCGACCATTTTCGTATCCAACGCTTGTTTCGTCTTTTCACGTTTAGCACGCCGATTACGATCATAGCCATCAATAAGTTGCCCATCTTTCAGCCGCTTCGGTTCAAACTTGATGCCTAATTTTTCAAGTTCAGTGATCTCTTTTTCCTGTCCGGGCTCATATAGTGTGATGGCGATCCCAGATAAGCCATTCCGGCCAGTCCGCCCGACTCGATGAATGAAGAACTCTTGATCAGCTGGTAATTCAGTATTAATTACATGCGAAATACCGGCAATATCAATACCACGCGCTGCCAAATCAGTAGCCACAACATACTGAAAATCAAGCTTTTGAATTTGGCGCATTGTCTTCTTACGATCACGCGGTGTTAAACCACCAGAAATTTTGGCAACTTTCAGTCCTTGCTTAGTCAAATAATCAGCAATTTCGTCCACGCGTCGTTTCGTATTAGCAAAAATCAACGCTAAATAAGGATTGCTATTTTTAGCCAATTGATAGATCAATTGATTTTTATCTTTACCTTGGGTCGAAACCAAATAATTACTAATCGTTGGGCTGATGATCGTTTCAGTGGGAATTTCTTCAATCACTGGCGAATTCATGTACTTACGTAAGAATGGTTCCAATTTTTGTGGAATCGTTGCGGAAAAGACCAGCATCTGTAAGTTAGCCGGGAAAGTGGCCGCAATTTTATCGACTTCATTTAAGAAGCCCATATCTAACGTCATATCAGCTTCATCAACGACAAAAGTAGTCGCCGTA
This is a stretch of genomic DNA from Loigolactobacillus coryniformis subsp. coryniformis KCTC 3167 = DSM 20001. It encodes these proteins:
- a CDS encoding DEAD/DEAH box helicase gives rise to the protein MSTFKDFKLKPYILQALADIRFIQPTPVQEKLIPLIKAGRSVVGQSQTGSGKTHAFLIPIFNQLQEENHEVQAVITAPSRELAEQIYQAAEQIAKFSPEPLNIQHYVGGTDKQRQIEKLHHHQPQIVIGTPGRILDLIKSKALKSYTATTFVVDEADMTLDMGFLNEVDKIAATFPANLQMLVFSATIPQKLEPFLRKYMNSPVIEEIPTETIISPTISNYLVSTQGKDKNQLIYQLAKNSNPYLALIFANTKRRVDEIADYLTKQGLKVAKISGGLTPRDRKKTMRQIQKLDFQYVVATDLAARGIDIAGISHVINTELPADQEFFIHRVGRTGRNGLSGIAITLYEPGQEKEITELEKLGIKFEPKRLKDGQLIDGYDRNRRAKREKTKQALDTKMVGLVKKQKKQHKPGYKKRIKSAIAKDEWFKRRVKQREDMRQQKRKNRDANR